TCCCGTTCGCGGCGGCGACGAACTCGCACCGCTTGGAATAGTCGTCGTGCGGGGCATGGTCGGTGGCGATCGCGTCGATCGTCCCGTCCGCGATCCCCTCGAGCACCGCCATCCGGTCCTCCTCGCCGCGCAGCGGCGGGCTCATCTTCGCGTTCGTGTTGTAGCCCTCGATCGCCGCGTCGGTCAACGTGAAGTAGTGGGGAGCGGTCTCGCCGGTCACCTGCAGCCCCGCCCTCTTCGCCATCCGCAGGAGGTCGACCCCCATCTTCGTGCTGATATGCTGGATATGGACCCTCCCCCCGGTCTGCCGCGCGAGCAGGATGTCCCTGGCGATCAGGATCTCTTCCGCCGCGGAAGGGATCCCCGGAATCCCGAGCCGGTAGGCGGTCCATCCCTCGTTCGCGGCTCCCCCGGCGGAGAGGTCCGGGTCCTCCGCATGCTCCATGAAGAGAAGGCCGAATCCCTTCGCATACTCCAGGATCCGCCGGACGACGAGGGGATTGCGCACCGGTTTTCCGTCGTCGGAAAAGGCGACGGCGCCGCCTTCCGCGAGTTCCGCGAAATCGCTCATTTCCTCCCCGCGCATCCCCAGGGTGGCCGCCGCGACCGGAAAGACGTTGGCCAGGCCTTCCCGGCCCGCCTTCTCCAGGATGTACCGGGTCACCTCCAGGTGGTCGTTGACGGGGCTGGTGTTCGCCATGCAGGCCACGGAGGTGAATCCGCCGAAGGCGGCCGCCGCGGTCCCCGACCGGATATCCTCCTTCCATTCGAACCCCGGGTCCCGCAGGTGAACGTGCATGTCGATCAGTCCGGGAACCACCCACATCCCCGACGCATCGATCACCTTCCCGTCGAATCCGCGAGGGGCCCCGTCCCCCGGCAGCAGATCCCGGATCTTTCCCTTCTCGATCACCAGCGCCGCCGATTCGTCCCGGCGGTTCGCCGGGTCGATCAGCCTTCCTCCCTTAATGAGCAGCATCTTGTCCTCCCGCAAGGAGGTAGAGAAGGGCCATACGGACGGCAACCCCGGACTCCACCTGGTTCAGGACGATCGACTGGGCGCAGTCGGCCAGGTCGTCGGACAGTTCCACGCCGCGGTTGATCGGACCGGGGTGCATGATGACCGCATCCTCCTTCGCCAGCGAGAAGACTTCCCGGTTCAGGCCGAACCGGCGGGAGTATTCCCGCAGCGACGGGAAGTAGGCCGACTTCTGCCTCTCGAGCTGGATCCGCAGCATCATCACGACGTCGGCGTCCTTCACCGCCTCCCGGAGGTCCCAGGTGACCCGGGCTCCCGTGCGCTCCATCTCCTTCGGCACCAGGGTGGGAGGGCCGCACAGCCGGATCTTCGCCCCCATCCTGCCCAGCGAATGCAGGTCGGAACGGACCACCCGGCTATGTAAAATATCCCCGATGATCGCGATGTTGAGTCCTTTGATCTTCTTTTTTACTTTCAATATCGTATAGAGGTCCAGGAGCCCCTGGGAGGGGTGCTCGTTCGTTCCGTCTCCCGCGTTCACCACCGAGCAGGAGACATGCCTGGAGAGGAAATGCGAGGCGCCGGAGGCGGGGTGCCGCATCACGAGGATGTTCGGCTTCATCGCGTCGATGTTCTTCGCCGTGTCCAGGAGCGACTCCCCCTTCGCAGCGCTGGAGGAGGAGAAGCTGAAGTTCACCACGTCCGCCGACAGCCGTTTCCCCGCGATCTCGAACGAGGTGCGGGTGCGGGTGCTCGCCTCGAAGAAGAGGTTCACCACGGTCTTCCCCCGGAGCGCCGGAACCTTCTTGATGTCGCGGGTGAGCACCTCCTCCATCGACTTCGCGGTATCGACCACGAACTGGATCTCCTCGGGGGAAAAGTCGGCCAGCCCCAGGACGTGCCTGCGTCTCCATTCCATCGGATTCAGGCCCCCTTCCCCTGGGTCCCCTCGCGCAGCAGGACCTTCCAGTCCTTCGGGTTCCCCTCCACGGCCACGTCGACCGTCTCGGTCCGGGAGGTGGGGACGTTCCGTCCGACGAAATCCGCCCGGATCGGGAGCTCCCGGT
The genomic region above belongs to Deltaproteobacteria bacterium GWC2_65_14 and contains:
- a CDS encoding dihydroorotase → MLLIKGGRLIDPANRRDESAALVIEKGKIRDLLPGDGAPRGFDGKVIDASGMWVVPGLIDMHVHLRDPGFEWKEDIRSGTAAAAFGGFTSVACMANTSPVNDHLEVTRYILEKAGREGLANVFPVAAATLGMRGEEMSDFAELAEGGAVAFSDDGKPVRNPLVVRRILEYAKGFGLLFMEHAEDPDLSAGGAANEGWTAYRLGIPGIPSAAEEILIARDILLARQTGGRVHIQHISTKMGVDLLRMAKRAGLQVTGETAPHYFTLTDAAIEGYNTNAKMSPPLRGEEDRMAVLEGIADGTIDAIATDHAPHDDYSKRCEFVAAANGIIGLESALPLSLALLGGGKISPTRLIELLSASPARILGLRGKGSLGKGADADVTLIDPDAEWEFRESDLRSKSRNSPFFGWKMRGRAALVLRAGRATHSLLPDVPADV
- a CDS encoding aspartate carbamoyltransferase, which translates into the protein MEWRRRHVLGLADFSPEEIQFVVDTAKSMEEVLTRDIKKVPALRGKTVVNLFFEASTRTRTSFEIAGKRLSADVVNFSFSSSSAAKGESLLDTAKNIDAMKPNILVMRHPASGASHFLSRHVSCSVVNAGDGTNEHPSQGLLDLYTILKVKKKIKGLNIAIIGDILHSRVVRSDLHSLGRMGAKIRLCGPPTLVPKEMERTGARVTWDLREAVKDADVVMMLRIQLERQKSAYFPSLREYSRRFGLNREVFSLAKEDAVIMHPGPINRGVELSDDLADCAQSIVLNQVESGVAVRMALLYLLAGGQDAAH